One Candidatus Nitronauta litoralis genomic window, GATGTCAGTTTTATACGAGGCGGCCGACCCTTCCAGAGGCAACGAAGGCGCTGACTGGATTGCGCGTTCAACCTGTTACCTCAATGACCCCGAAGCTCTGAAGTTAAGACGAAGTCTTGCAGCGGACAGACGAATAAAAGTGTCCGAGATCATGAAACATGAACGCTGTTTTCGAATGGCTAAAAAAGTTTTTGAAGAAGACCAGGTCAAATGGCCGCTACTGAACCTTTATTTTTTCCTGGAAAATGGAAGGCCGATGGTCCAGTTTCTCGATCCCATTGGATTGAACGCCCGGGCCAGAGGATTTAAAACCCGTTACCTCTGGACGTTAAACTTTCCAAAAAATACGGGGAAGGTGGTTTTAAACGGAAGTGAGGAGGGCCCTGAGTTTGTGACAGGAGCCGCGAGCCTTGACCTCAAGAAATCTGCATTTCGGTTATTCACTCTGCCTGAAGGAGCGGAACTTGAGCTTCAAGTAACAGCTGAGCGTTATAACGAATTGGGACAGCGGTTTGTGTCGACTCCAAGTGCTATCAAATTTGTTGTTCACCCCTGGTTTCCTTACACACCCACTTCGGAAGAAACAGTTAAAGTTAGATATCCACCGAGTATGATGCAACTGGAAAAGAGGGCAGGGCTTTAAGACAGGTCTCGAACAAGACGGACAGCCATGTTCAGGTTGGCATACTGGGAGGGCCAGACTTTCATGCCATCTTCATACTGGATGATGAGGGCGGATGAATCTTTCGTATCTTCTGTCCAGGTCACCCCTGCACTACCGGGCTCGAAAATGGGGTCGATATAAATAGAGTCACCATATTTATCAGTATTGCTTTTCTCAAGATCAAGAAGGTTAAAGGCCTCAAACTCCCAGGGAAACCGCCAGTCCTCATGTCCGGCAAATCGTTCCAGGTTTACGATTTGCATATATTCATGACCGGTAAACCAGTTCTTCCATTTTTTTGTGTCCTGGAAAGAATCTGTTTTTTTCCACATCAGGTTTTGCTTCTTGTCAGTTATGGTGCCGTTTCCGTTGTCAATAAATCGTTCATCCTGGCTCATGAATAGGTCCTTGAAGGGTTAGCAGATGGATTGGGAAAGTTTTTATTTCGAGTTTTATTATAAGTCGTTCCCCAGGTATTGGTCCATGACCAGTAGTTTGATTTCAGTCATTTCTTCAATGGTGTACTTGATGCCTTCGCGACCCATTCCCGAATCTTTGACACCTCCATAGGGCATGTTGTCGACACGAAATGTGGGAACATCATTTAGCACAACCCCTCCGACTTCGAGTTCGTTAAAAGCATTGAAAGCCTTGTCCAGTTGGTTAGTGAAGACACCTGCCTGCAGACCAAACGCCGAATCATTGACTGAACGCAATGCGTCTTGAAAATCCCCATACGGTTCAAGAATCATCAGGGGGCCAAAAGCTTCCTGGCAGACAGCCTGGTATTTTGGATTGACCTGAGTCAATACAGCAGGCTCTACAAAAGTACCATCGCGTTTTCCGCCAGTGAGAAGCTTGGCACCGCCACTGACCGCTTCGTCAATCCATTGTTCAATTCGTTTCGCATTTTCGAGATCAATGAGAGGGCCGATGGTGGTCGTGTCCAGCAAAGTATCCCCTCGTTTCAGAGTTGAAACTTCATTCAGAAGTTTATCTTTAAAAGAATCAATAATTGATTCATGTACAAAGGTGCGTTGGACGGAAATGCAAACCTGACCAGAATAGGCAAAGGCTCCGAAGCATACGCGTTTGGCTGTAGTTTCCAGATCAGCATCCGGTTCGATGATCACACCGGCGTTGCCACCAAGCTCCAGTGTGACGCGTTTCCTTCCGGCTCGCGATTTGATATCCCACCCGACTGGAGGGCTGCCTGTAAATGTCACCATTTGGAGCCGGTCATCTTCAACTAGTGCCGTGGCATCGGATGATCGACAGGGTAAAATACTGATTGATCCTTCTGGAGCATCCGTTTCGGCAATCACCCTTCCCAATAGCAAAGCGGTGAGGGGTGTCAGCGAAGAAGGTTTTAACACAATGGGATTGCCAACCGCTAAAGCGGGGGCAACTTTGTGAGCCACCAGATTCAGGGGAAAGTTGAAAGGAGAAATACCGGAAACAGGCCCAAGAGGAAAACGCTTTACGATTCCTGTTTTTCCCTGCGCGGCTTCGGTGATATCCAGGTTAAGCATTTCCCCTGGAATACGGGTCGCTTCTTCAGCAGCAAGATTAAATGTTGAAATGGATCGGGCGACTTCACCTCGCGAATACAGTAAGGGTTTTCCGGATTCAATGGTTATGGTTTCGGCAAACTCTTCCTGTCGTTTCTTTATCCCTTTGGCAATTTGAGAGCATATGCTGGCTCGCTTATGAGAGGGCAACCGTCGAGTGGTTTCGAAGGCATCCCCTGCAAGCGCAATAGCTCGGTCAATCGTAGATGGGTTGGCCAGGCTCACTTCTGCGAATACCTGTTGTGTGTAGGGATTGGTTACCGGGATGGTGTGGTCTGCATTTTCCCAGGACCTTCCAATCATAAAGGGATGTTTTTGCGTCATTTGAAAATCCTGAAGTTTATTTACTCGCAGGCCGGTTGTCAGGGCCTTTATTCGTTTTTAGAAAGTTGTGGTACCTATTGTAAGAAAAAACTGAAATGTTTCAAGGGGAGCTGCGCTTATTCAAAAATAAGATTTTGAGTAGGTTAATGACAAAATGGTTCAGGCCACTCTTTCCGGGATGTCCTGTGAACTTGAAACCGGAAGTTCGATAATGAAGGTGGTGCCCCTTGGGTGGTTGTCTCGGACCTGAATTAATCCGTTATGGTCGATAATGATTCGGCTGACAATCGCAAGTCCCAACCCCGTGCCTCGTTTTTTGGTTGTGAAATGCGGTAAGAACAACTTTTCCCTGTTTTGAGGCTGGATTCCCTTGCCATCGTCGGAAAATTCTATTCGGACTCGCCCGGTATCGGAATGAAGCCAGGTGTTGATGATGATATTACCTTCTGCAGACAGGGCATCAAGAGCATTATCAAACAGGTTGATGAATACCCGACGAATCTGATCCGGGTCCAGGAACAGGTTCTGCAGATTAGGATCAAAACGAGTGGTGATGCGTATATTTTTTTCATGTCCTTCGTATAGTCGAATCACATCTTTGATCAATGGGTGTATCGGGGTCGCCCTGGGGCTTGGTGTCGGCATGCGGGAAAATCTCAGGAATTCATTGAGGAGTTGTTTCATCCCTTCCACTTCCTGGGTGATGATGTCAATACTTTCATCAAAGACCTTGGAGAACGTAACCTTGTCCTCATAGTATTTCTTTTTTAGTCGTTGTGTGTTTAGTTGAATCGGGGTTAGCGGGTTTTTGATTTCATGTGCAATTCCCTGTGCCACTTCCTGCCAGGCAGCTACCTTTTGCGCTTTGATCAGTTGTGTCAGGTCCTCGAACACGATCAACAACCCAAGATATTTTTTGGAGTGGTCGAGCATAAAATTCAGATTCACAAGCAGATTCAACGGGGCGTCTCCCAAGGTTATTTCAACCTGCTCCTGCATAAGCCTGCTATTTTCCCGACTCATCTTTCTGATCATTTGTCGGATAGGGTCGTGAAAGGAGGGTGGAAATGCATCCTTGTAAGTGGAGCCCATGGGATTGTTTTTGGAATACCCCAGAATTCTTTTCGCAGCATTGTTGAATGTAGTGACAAGCCCTTTCTTGTCGATAGAAATTACTCCGGCACCCACGTTTT contains:
- a CDS encoding DUF1566 domain-containing protein codes for the protein MSQDERFIDNGNGTITDKKQNLMWKKTDSFQDTKKWKNWFTGHEYMQIVNLERFAGHEDWRFPWEFEAFNLLDLEKSNTDKYGDSIYIDPIFEPGSAGVTWTEDTKDSSALIIQYEDGMKVWPSQYANLNMAVRLVRDLS
- a CDS encoding aldehyde dehydrogenase family protein, yielding MTQKHPFMIGRSWENADHTIPVTNPYTQQVFAEVSLANPSTIDRAIALAGDAFETTRRLPSHKRASICSQIAKGIKKRQEEFAETITIESGKPLLYSRGEVARSISTFNLAAEEATRIPGEMLNLDITEAAQGKTGIVKRFPLGPVSGISPFNFPLNLVAHKVAPALAVGNPIVLKPSSLTPLTALLLGRVIAETDAPEGSISILPCRSSDATALVEDDRLQMVTFTGSPPVGWDIKSRAGRKRVTLELGGNAGVIIEPDADLETTAKRVCFGAFAYSGQVCISVQRTFVHESIIDSFKDKLLNEVSTLKRGDTLLDTTTIGPLIDLENAKRIEQWIDEAVSGGAKLLTGGKRDGTFVEPAVLTQVNPKYQAVCQEAFGPLMILEPYGDFQDALRSVNDSAFGLQAGVFTNQLDKAFNAFNELEVGGVVLNDVPTFRVDNMPYGGVKDSGMGREGIKYTIEEMTEIKLLVMDQYLGNDL